The genomic region GTGCTTCGAATTTTTCGCGGGTGTTGATGGTGCCGAAAATCTTGCCCCAGACTTCTTTTGAGGCTTGCATTTTGCGCGCCATTTTGTCAGTCCACTTGTGAGGCACATGACAGTCGGGGCAGGTGGCGCGTACGCCTGAACGATTGCTGTAGTGAATGGTCGGTTGCAATTCCTGAAACACGTTGTTGTGCATCTCGTGGCAGCCGGTGCAAAACTCCTCAGTGTTGGTCGCTTCCAGCGCGGTATTGAACGCACCCCAGAAAATGACGCCGGCGATAAAGCCACCAACACTGAGAAAGCCCAGGCTGAAATGCTTGCTCGGCGTCGACATCGTTTGCCATTGTTTTTTGAACCAGCTAATCATGATGACTCCCGCACGGAAAATGGAACGTTCATTGACTGTCGCGTCACGAGTTATTTC from Permianibacter aggregans harbors:
- a CDS encoding cytochrome c3 family protein codes for the protein MISWFKKQWQTMSTPSKHFSLGFLSVGGFIAGVIFWGAFNTALEATNTEEFCTGCHEMHNNVFQELQPTIHYSNRSGVRATCPDCHVPHKWTDKMARKMQASKEVWGKIFGTINTREKFEAHRRTMAEREWARLKANDSLECRNCHNFDFMDFTRQSPRAQAMHSTALASGEKTCIDCHKGIAHELPDMQGVEGW